The sequence GCGCCGTCGCCGACTGGAAGGTGGAATCGAACGTGCTTCGAGTCTTCCTCGATCGCGAGGTCCGCGGAGAGCTCGTGCTCGCTGTGGACCTCGACCGCTCGCTCGCGGGAGCCGCCGAGGCGGTGGGAATCGAAGCCCCGTTGTTCCGGGCGCTCGGGCCGCAGCGCCAGAAGGGCATGGTGGCGCTCCTTTCGACGCGCGACCTGACGCTGGCCCCAGCGGGAACCCCGGACGAAACGCTCACCCGCGTGGGCGAGAACCAGCTGCCCCCCTTCGTGCGCGAGGGCATCACCCGAACCGTGGCCCACACGTTCAAATACGTGGAATCGCCGCCCTCGCTCTCCGTCGTCGCGACCGCCCCCGAAGTCGCCCAGGGGAAATTCGACGCCCGCATCGACACGCTCGTCTCCCTCGGGGAAGCGAGCCTTTCGGCAACCTCGAGCGTCGAGCTCAACGTGAAGTCGGGCCGTCTCATGGCCCTGTCGCTCGGTCTGCCCGCCGGGGTGAACGTCCTCGGAGTCACCGCGCCCTCCCTCAGGGAGCATGTCGTGAGCGAGCAGGACGGTGAGCAGCGCATCGATTTCGACTTCACCCAGGAGATGGACGGGGACTTCCGCGTCGAGGTGACGTACGAGCAGGTCCTGGGCGCGAACGAGACGGAGGTCGAGCTGCCGCGCCTAAGGGTCGTGGGCGCCGAGATCGAGCAGGGGCGTATCGCCGTCGAGGCCTTGAGCGCCGTCGAAGTGCGGGTGCTCGAGGTCTCGGGGTTGACTCGCCTCGATGCCCGGGAGCTTCCGCGACAGCTCGTTCTCCGCACGGTCAACCCCATTCTCATGGCGTTCAAGTACGCGCAGTCGGAGCCTCCTTATCGGCTGGCGCTCGAGTTGACCCGCCATGCGGTGGCCGAGGTCCAGCAGGCCACGATCGACGAGGCGCGCTTCCGGACGCTCTTCACCGCCGACGGCCTCTCGGTCACGACGGCTCGCTTCGACGTCCGCAACAGCCAGAAGCAGTTCCTTCGTCTCGTGCTTCCCCCGCACTCAGAGGTATGGTCGGCCGCGGTCGACGGAAGAGCCGAAAAGCCAGCCGTCTCCGGTGAGAACGCCGTGCTCGTTCCGATACCGAGCTCGTCGACGAGCTTTCCCGTGGACATCATCTATGCGACCGCGGGCTCCCGTTTCGGGAGCCTGGGCCGCGCCGGGGGGAGCCTCGCGCGTGCCGACATTCTCATGACCCGAGTGAAGTGGGACGTTTTTCTGCCACCCGATTACGACTACGGCGCTCCGAGGACGAACATGAAGCTCGTTGCCGCGGGCGACGTCGTGACCGCGGAGGAGATGAAGCCAGGACTCGAAGCTTCCACGCCGCAAGCGCCCCCGACGATCGAGGTTCCTGCCGTCGGTCTGCATTATGGATTCGAAAAGCTCTACGCCAACCAGAGCGAAGACGACGCGTGGTTTCGTATTGCCTATGCGACTGGCTCGGGCGCTCTGCTCGGGCAGGTGCTGAGTCTCACCGGGGTCTTTCTCGTCTGGCTGGGCGCGACGTCGTATCGCGATTCGGAGCAGAGGGTCCCTCGCCGACGCGCGCTGGCCTTCGCGGGCTCGGGTGTCGCGATTCTCGCGTTTGTCCTCACCCGCTTCGCGGTGAGCCCGGTGCTTGCGATCCTGACGGCCGTCCTCCTCGGCGTCTGGACGAACCGCAAGCCCTTGGCGGAGCTCGTCGCACGCTCGAGACGAGCGGAACCGACGGCGACCGAGCCGTGAGAACCCATCGTGGTACGCTTTTGCCTTGACGTCTGACGAACCGTTCCTTCGAGCCTGCGTCGTCGGCTTCGCCATGCTTTTCGCCTCAGGCGATGCTCTGGCGCAAGAGAAAACACGCTGGCAAATCGGCGTGGATGGTGTGGCCGGTCTCCCCCAGGGGGATTTCGGCGAGAGCGTCGGGGATACGCGGTGGGGCGGCTCGTTCTATTTCACCCGTCGGCTCGGAAGCTCGCCCGTTCGGCTGGGCATGGACTTGGGATTTCACGCAAACGGAAGCGTGGACTTGGTTCTCGGAGGAGCTGGAGCACGTGGAAGAAGCGCGAAAGACGTGCGGTTGACCAATGACATCTACTTCGGGCACTTTCTGTCCCGGGTGCAGCCCGTGTACGGCCGGCTCGCTCCCTACGTCGAAGGAGTGTTTGGCTTCCGGGCATTCGAGACCGCGATCGTTCTGAAGGAATGCTCATTGGACTGTACGCTCTCCACGCTTTCGACCAGCACGACCGTGAGCCTTGGAGGAGGCGGTGGGCTCAGCCTCCGCCTCACCGGAAACGACGAATCGGAATCCAGATTCTCGCTCGAGCTGGGGGCGCGGTATCTGTTTGGCGGCGAGACGGAGTATTTCCTTCCCTCGGATCTATCCGCTCTTGCCGATGACCTCTCGCCGGTGCCGCACAAATCGACGACCAGCATGATCACCGTCTCCTTCGGTGTGGTGTTCGACTTCTAAGTCGATCAGCCGGAGCGACACCGGTAATAGCTATATTCGTAGCTACCAAGTGAGCCTATAATGGTTATACTTCTAGATATTAGTCTGAGGATGTCATGAAGACGGTACAAATGACTCTGGATGACGAGCTCGTCCGGGAGGTCGACGAAGTCGTCGAGCGTCTCGGGACGACCCGATCGGCGTTCACTCGCCAAGCCTTGCGCCGCGCACTCGAAGGCATTCGAATCGAGGCCCTCGAGGAGAAACACCGACGTGGTTACGAGAGACACCCGGTCAAAACAGGCGAATTCGACGATTGGGAAACGGAACAGGTATGGCCGGACTGAAACGCGGTGAGGTGCGGTGGTACAAGTTCCAGAGACCAGACAAAAGGCGACCGGTCGTCCTCCTCACCCGTTCATCGGCGCTCGAGTTCCTGGGTGAGATCACGGTAGCTCCCATCACGTCGACCATTCGGGATATCCCATCGGAAGTGCTTCTGTCTTCGGACGACGGCATGGATCATGACTGCGCGATCAATCTCGATCACGTACAAACGGTGTCGCGCGGCAGGATCGGCGCTTTGATCACGAGCTTGTCCGAGACGCGCATGCGGCAAATCCGAGACGCGATCGGATTCGCACTGGATCTTTGAACATTTCCAACGATCCGCTTCTGGTATGCTGGCCGAGATGCGCCTGCTGAGCTCGAGCGTCCTCATGGTTGCCGTGGTCGCGGTTGCGACTGGCGACGACGAACCACCCTGGGTCTGGCGCGAACTGGTTCCGGTCCCGGGACCGACGCCTCAACCGCGGAGCGCAGGGACCGCAGTCTTCGACCCGGTGGGTCAACGATTGGTGATCTTCGGCGGCGAGTCGAACGAAGGGCTCCTCGGCGACGTCTGGGCCTTCGATCTCTTGACGAGCTCCTGGATCGAGCTCGCCACCACGGGAGAGACCGGCCCCGAGCCGCGTCTCGGAGCGAACGCGGTGTACGACCCCAACGGACACCAAATGGTGATCTGGGCCGGCCAGCAGGGGAGTCGATTCTTCAACGACACCTGGTCTCTCGATCTCCACCGACTCGAATGGCACGATCTCTCGCCACCGTCGAATGCGCGCCCTCAGGCGCGCTACGGCGCCGCGGCGGTTTTCGACCCGCTCGAGAGAGCGCTGGTGCAGTTCGCGGGATTCACCGATCTCTCGCAGCGTTTCAACGACACTCAGGTATTCGATCTCGACACGAACTCCTGGCAGGAAGTCGGCCCGCGCCGGGATTCCGCCCGGCCGGTGATGAGATGTCTACTCACCGCGGCGCTCGAACTCGGCTCCCGCAAAATGATCATCCACGGAGGTCAGAGAAACGGCCCCCTCGACGACACCTGGGCTTTCGATCTGGGCACCCGACAGTGGACGAACGTCACTCCCGAAGCCCGGCCCCCCGGCCGCATGCTCGCAACCAGCTTCATCGACCGAGACGGGCGCTTCATCGTCTTCGGCGGGACGACCGCCGCCGGCAGCGTGAACGAGACCTGGTCCTTCGATCTTGCCACAGGAGAGTGGACGCGGCTCGAGATCGCGGATGCCCCGCCACCTCGCGAGGCGGCGATGGGCGCCTACGTGGCCGACGAGGAGCGATTCCTCGTTTTCGGCGGCATCGGGGAGGGGAGGCGCGCCGACCTTTGGGAGCTCCGGCGACTCGGCATGGATTCACCGGTCGAGAGCATACGTTGACGTCGGGAACGAAGACGCCCCAGGAGAACCGAGCCCCGCTCGGTTACTCTTGACTGTTCGACGAGCCCTCCACGGGGACGGCAGTGGTCGCGACGACCTTCCAACTCCCGCCCTGTTTCGCCCAGACGTGAAGGCTTCGAAACGCCTCTTCCGTCCCCGCGCCAACGCGATGAATCATGACCGCGGCGTCATCGCCGATCATCATCACTTTGTACTCGTCGGCGTCGTAGTTCGTCACCCCGGCGGCCGGGGTCACGTCCATGACCTGCGTCTTGCCTCCCACGCCCTCGGGAGAAAGAGAGATGATGTCATCTGCCAACAGACCACCTAGGGTTGCCTTGTCGCCCTTGAGATTCGCCTCGCCCCATTTCTTGTCGAGCTCGATGAGGGCTTGAGTCGCGTCCTGAAGCGCAAAGACGGAAGCGAGAGGAAGCAGCAGAACCAATAGGATCCACCATCTTTTCATGTGAAGACTCCTTTCGAGTGGCGCCATTGAAATACACCTCGTCTTCTCTGTCAATTTACGGTTGACGGCGCTCCTCATTCTGGACCATATTGAGAGACTCGAAGAAACAAGTCGGTCGTATGTCCTGGTCGCTCCGACGAGCGCTGCCGCTCTCCGTATTTCTGATCG is a genomic window of Vicinamibacteria bacterium containing:
- a CDS encoding ribbon-helix-helix domain-containing protein; protein product: MKTVQMTLDDELVREVDEVVERLGTTRSAFTRQALRRALEGIRIEALEEKHRRGYERHPVKTGEFDDWETEQVWPD
- a CDS encoding type II toxin-antitoxin system PemK/MazF family toxin, with the protein product MAGLKRGEVRWYKFQRPDKRRPVVLLTRSSALEFLGEITVAPITSTIRDIPSEVLLSSDDGMDHDCAINLDHVQTVSRGRIGALITSLSETRMRQIRDAIGFALDL
- a CDS encoding kelch repeat-containing protein is translated as MRLLSSSVLMVAVVAVATGDDEPPWVWRELVPVPGPTPQPRSAGTAVFDPVGQRLVIFGGESNEGLLGDVWAFDLLTSSWIELATTGETGPEPRLGANAVYDPNGHQMVIWAGQQGSRFFNDTWSLDLHRLEWHDLSPPSNARPQARYGAAAVFDPLERALVQFAGFTDLSQRFNDTQVFDLDTNSWQEVGPRRDSARPVMRCLLTAALELGSRKMIIHGGQRNGPLDDTWAFDLGTRQWTNVTPEARPPGRMLATSFIDRDGRFIVFGGTTAAGSVNETWSFDLATGEWTRLEIADAPPPREAAMGAYVADEERFLVFGGIGEGRRADLWELRRLGMDSPVESIR
- a CDS encoding nuclear transport factor 2 family protein; the protein is MKRWWILLVLLLPLASVFALQDATQALIELDKKWGEANLKGDKATLGGLLADDIISLSPEGVGGKTQVMDVTPAAGVTNYDADEYKVMMIGDDAAVMIHRVGAGTEEAFRSLHVWAKQGGSWKVVATTAVPVEGSSNSQE